The Eriocheir sinensis breed Jianghai 21 chromosome 54, ASM2467909v1, whole genome shotgun sequence genome includes a region encoding these proteins:
- the LOC126983492 gene encoding uncharacterized protein LOC126983492, whose translation MSRGWSCSHLSRTYLPLVLMVLTRCGVAAASSDGNETVLTISTCSQPDCLRCDLEEAECVKCLYVMMAASRRCVPACPSGHSTSWPSHGKLMGRVCTERGMLALVSGRDVTIIAGAAVGGAVCVGVVIGTLLYMRRRAKPLPYYPPAPEPRQRYPLPRLWKDKRPNTSEKAVADDERAEFLEQLACLRGEANNFLEMLSHTRTKFRSLGGPDSPADTKAKAYRAVVRDLSRVLTLLNRREEHILTVPGDWRRLLSWAARVLARYKRQKTLKENGELPALDPIYAGGGTLYQTRKQTQAQRCRLVQGAPPPTIAGTHTPTPTPSLKDSVQGNQDSSCSNSQMGSRSDSMVSLTPIIFEEAEDEGGFEGYEDEDEEEERAMSRVSGSEEDPTLCLSARQDRDTDVERQNKPQTASHSVKLNTVDACSPTETIHSQRNQDPKPVSYIPKANHFIPHKPAETNNNNDRNSNYNHHDYTMHHYDHFPSYDKHHYDHYPTYDKPGNTANTTPCSLSHEAQRPYLSIREQILNLRNMEKRDEGRNIDKYVTPEGSPVREHLLTQRGFKAENEATLKPSLRNMENREQGRNTGTYLTPQHPQRSFGVENEATSNTSLRNMEQRGQGRHIDTRKVPPVSQRSFGVENEATSDPSLSVESPRPFLGPTVFERSAVNAALPGDDVYTNVIRKPVVVSPAMFVGDPYRDDTIERKENARRGEREGGGGDRKERRGAEGGVGGGREDEGAINVERGGGGRHISRKPPRSCKVEARHQMSVPRCELTTDL comes from the exons CCACATGCAGCCAACCGGACTGCCTACGATGCGACCTGGAGGAGGCTGAGTGTGTCAAGTGCCTCTATGTCATGATGGCTGCCTCGCGACGCTGTGTGCCAGCCTGCCCGTCCGGCCACTCCACATCCTGGCCTTCACACGGCAAGCTGATGGGACGCgtctgtacag agcGCGGCATGCTGGCCCTCGTGTCTGGGCGTGATGTGACCATCATCGCGGGCGCTGCTGTGGGCGGGGCGGTGTGCGTGGGCGTGGTGATAGGCACTCTCCTGTACATGCGGAGGCGCGCTAAACCGCTCCCCTACTACCCACCCGCGCCCGAACCCCGCCAACGCTACCCCCTGCCGAGACTGTGGAAGGACAAGAGACCCAACacatcag AGAAGGCCGTGGCTGACGACGAGCGCGCTGAGTTCCTGGAGCAGCTGGCGTGCCTGCGCGGGGAGGCCAACAACTTCCTGGAGATGCTCAGTCACACGCGGACCAAGTTCAGGTCACTCGGCGGCCCAGACTCACCCGCCGACACCAAGGCCAAGGCGTACAG GGCCGTGGTGCGGGACCTGTCTCGGGTGCTGACGCTCCTGAACCGCCGCGAGGAGCACATCCTGACGGTGCCCGGGGACTGGAGGCGCCTGCTGTCCTGGGCCGCGCGGGTCCTGGCGAGGTACAAACGACAGAAGACACTCAAG GAAAACGGTGAACTCCCAGCCCTTGACCCCATCTACGCTGGCGGGGGGACGCTCTACCAGACCAGGAAACAGACGCAGGCCCAGAGGTGCAGGCTGGTACAGGGAGCTCCGCCCCCTACCATTGCGGGCACCCACACCCCAACGCCCACGCCCTCACTGAAAGACTCTGTGCAGGGCAACCAAG ACTCGTCGTGCAGCAACAGCCAGATGGGGTCAAGGTCAGACTCCATGGTGAGCCTGACTCCCATCATCTtcgaagaggcggaggacgaggGAGGCTTCGAGGGctacgaggacgaggacgaggaggaagagagagcgatGTCGCGAGTTTCGGGGAGTGAAGAAGACCCAACCTTGTGCCTCTCAGCTCGCCAGGATCGAGATACTGACGTTGAGAGGCAGAACAAACCCCAAACTGCGTCTCACAGTGTAAAATTAAACACTGTAGACGCTTGCAGCCCGACAGAAACCATCCATAGCCAAAGAAACCAAGACCCCAAACCCGTCTCTTACATACCCAAAGCAAACCATTTCATCCCACACAAGCCAGCggagaccaacaacaacaacgacagaaacagcAACTACAACCACCACGACTACACAATGCACCACTACGACCACTTCCCGAGTTACGACAAGCACCACTACGATCACTACCCGACCTACGACAAGCCTGGGAACACTGCGAACACGACTCCTTGCAGCCTGAGTCACGAAGCCCAGCGCCCGTACCTCTCCATCAGGGAACAGATCCTGAACCTGAGGAACAtggagaagagggatgagggcAGAAACATTGACAAGTACGTGACGCCAGAAGGAAGCCCCGTCAGAGAGCACCTACTGACACAACGGGGATTTAAAGCAGAAAACGAAGCAACATTGAAACCAAGCCTACGAAATATGGAAAACAGAGAACAGGGAAGAAACACTGGCACGTACTTAACACCACAGCACCCACAACGATCATTTGGGGTAGAAAACGAAGCCACATCAAATACAAGCTTGCGAAATATGGAGCAGAGAGGACAGGGAAGGCACATAGACACACGCAAAGTCCCACCAGTATCACAACGATCATTTGGGGTGGAGAATGAAGCCACATCAGACCCGAGCCTTTCAGTGGAGTCCCCAAGGCCATTCCTGGGACCCACTGTTTTTGAGCGTAGTGCCGTCAACGCCGCCCTGCCTGGTGACGATGTGTACACCAATGTCATACGCAAGCCAGTGGTCGTGTCTCCAGCGATGTTTGTCGGCGACCCTTACAGAGACGACACcattgaaaggaaggagaacgctaggagaggagaaagggaaggaggaggaggagatagaaaggaaagaagaggtgcaGAAGGAGGTGtaggcggaggaagggaagatgaaggtgcTATAaacgtagaaagaggaggaggaggaagacatatcAGCAGAAAGCCTCCCAGAAGCTGCAAGGTTGAGGCGAGGCACCAGATGTCCGTTCCAAGGTGTGAGTTGACCACCGATCTCTGA